Proteins encoded within one genomic window of Polaribacter sp. NJDZ03:
- the rpsD gene encoding 30S ribosomal protein S4: MARYTGPKTKIARKFGEAIFGEDKNFEKRNFPPGQHGNARRRGKKSEYATQLMEKQKAKYTYGILERQFSNLFKQAQAASGITGEILLQLCESRLDNVVYRMGVSNSRSGARQLVSHRHITVNGEIVNIPSYSLNEGDVVAVREKSKSLSAIENALASNSNVFEWLTWNTDTKSGTFVKAPERLQIPENIKEQLIVELYSK, encoded by the coding sequence ATGGCAAGATATACAGGACCAAAAACTAAAATTGCTCGTAAGTTTGGTGAAGCAATTTTTGGAGAAGATAAAAACTTCGAAAAAAGAAATTTCCCTCCAGGACAGCATGGAAATGCAAGAAGAAGAGGAAAGAAATCTGAATATGCAACTCAATTAATGGAGAAGCAAAAAGCGAAATATACTTATGGTATTTTAGAGCGTCAATTCAGTAACTTGTTTAAACAAGCACAAGCTGCTTCTGGGATTACAGGTGAAATCTTATTACAATTATGTGAATCTCGTTTAGATAATGTTGTTTACAGAATGGGGGTTTCTAACTCTAGAAGTGGAGCTCGTCAATTAGTTTCTCACAGACACATTACTGTTAATGGAGAAATAGTTAACATACCTTCTTATAGTTTAAATGAAGGAGATGTTGTAGCTGTAAGAGAGAAATCTAAATCTTTAAGTGCTATTGAAAATGCATTAGCTTCTAACAGCAATGTTTTCGAATGGTTAACTTGGAACACAGATACTAAATCTGGAACTTTTGTAAAAGCACCAGAAAGATTACAAATTCCAGAAAACATCAAAGAACAATTAATCGTAGAATTATATTCTAAGTAA
- a CDS encoding citrate synthase codes for MSDTAKLQIGDKSYEFPLVKGTENEVAIDIKTLRGVTNGVITIDPGFKNTGSCESAITFLDGEKGILRYRGYSIEELAEKGDFLEVSYALIFGNLPTNEQLEKFHKDIRDHSLVDDDVRKILEAFPKTAHPMGVLSSLTSALTAFNPSSVNIESTEDMYNAIVRIMAKFPVLVAWTMRKKQGMHLNYGKKSLGYVENLMYMMFKQPNEDFVINPIVKDALDKLLILHADHEQNCSTSTVRIVGSSHAGLFASLSAGISALWGPLHGGANQAVLEMLEGIKADGGDTKKYMAKAKDKNDSFRLMGFGHRVYKNFDPRAKIIKAAADEVLNDLGVTDPILDIARSLEQEALSDPYFVERKLYPNVDFYSGIIYRAMGIPTEMFTVMFALGRLPGWIAQWKEMRLNKEPIGRPRQIYTGENYRPFVEIEKR; via the coding sequence ATGTCAGATACAGCTAAATTACAAATTGGAGATAAATCTTATGAATTTCCACTTGTAAAAGGAACAGAAAATGAAGTAGCCATAGATATTAAAACTTTAAGAGGAGTAACTAATGGAGTGATAACTATTGATCCTGGTTTTAAGAACACAGGTTCTTGTGAAAGTGCTATTACTTTCTTAGACGGTGAAAAAGGTATTTTACGCTATAGAGGTTATTCAATTGAAGAATTGGCTGAAAAAGGAGACTTTTTAGAAGTATCTTACGCTTTAATATTTGGAAATTTACCAACTAATGAACAATTAGAAAAATTTCATAAAGATATTAGAGATCATTCATTAGTAGATGATGATGTTAGAAAAATATTAGAAGCTTTTCCTAAAACAGCACATCCAATGGGTGTTTTGTCTTCTTTAACAAGTGCATTAACAGCTTTTAATCCATCTTCTGTGAACATAGAGTCTACTGAAGATATGTACAATGCTATTGTGCGTATTATGGCTAAATTTCCTGTTTTAGTTGCTTGGACTATGCGCAAGAAACAAGGAATGCACTTAAATTACGGAAAAAAATCTTTAGGGTACGTTGAGAATTTAATGTACATGATGTTTAAACAACCTAATGAAGATTTTGTAATTAACCCAATTGTTAAAGATGCTTTAGATAAATTATTAATTTTACATGCAGATCATGAGCAAAACTGTTCTACGTCTACAGTAAGAATTGTAGGTTCTTCTCATGCAGGATTATTTGCATCTCTTTCTGCAGGAATATCTGCACTTTGGGGACCATTACATGGTGGAGCAAATCAGGCTGTTTTAGAAATGTTAGAAGGTATAAAAGCTGATGGTGGAGACACTAAAAAATACATGGCTAAAGCAAAAGATAAAAATGATTCTTTCCGTTTAATGGGATTTGGACATAGAGTTTATAAAAACTTTGATCCTAGAGCTAAAATTATTAAAGCTGCAGCAGATGAAGTTTTAAATGATTTAGGTGTTACAGATCCTATTTTAGATATCGCTAGAAGTCTAGAGCAAGAAGCTTTAAGTGATCCTTATTTTGTAGAAAGAAAATTATACCCTAATGTAGATTTCTATTCAGGTATAATCTACAGAGCTATGGGAATACCAACAGAAATGTTTACAGTAATGTTTGCTTTAGGACGTTTACCAGGTTGGATTGCTCAATGGAAAGAAATGCGTCTTAACAAAGAACCAATAGGTAGACCACGTCAAATTTATACAGGTGAAAATTACAGACCATTTGTTGAAATAGAAAAAAGATAA
- a CDS encoding dimethylarginine dimethylaminohydrolase family protein, protein MLELNIKNETSRLRAVILGTAKSNGGVPRVEDCYDPKSIEHVLAGTYPKESAMNLEMEAVAEVLKRYNVEVFRPDIIENYNQIFSRDIAFVIDDTFIEANILPDREKEYKAIDKVISQIDPLKVAVLPKECHIEGGDVMPWNEYIFVGTYSGSDYSDFITARTNMDAVISLQELFPHKKVKSFELRKSNTDAKDNALHLDCCFQPIGKDKAILHKNGFLIEREYEWLVDFFGKENIFEITKEEMYSMNSNIFSISEEVIISEKNFTRLNTWLRDNGFTVEEVSYSQIAKQEGLLRCSTLPLIRD, encoded by the coding sequence ATGTTAGAACTAAATATTAAAAACGAAACCTCAAGATTAAGGGCTGTAATTTTAGGTACTGCCAAAAGTAATGGAGGTGTGCCAAGAGTAGAAGACTGCTATGACCCTAAAAGTATAGAGCATGTTTTAGCGGGTACATACCCTAAAGAATCTGCAATGAACTTAGAGATGGAAGCTGTTGCTGAAGTTTTAAAAAGGTATAATGTAGAAGTATTTAGGCCAGATATAATTGAAAATTACAATCAAATATTTTCTAGAGATATTGCTTTTGTAATTGATGATACTTTTATAGAAGCTAATATTCTTCCAGATAGAGAAAAAGAGTATAAGGCAATAGATAAAGTAATATCACAAATAGACCCTTTAAAAGTGGCTGTTTTACCTAAAGAATGTCATATAGAAGGTGGTGATGTAATGCCTTGGAATGAGTATATTTTTGTTGGGACATATTCGGGTAGCGATTATTCAGATTTTATTACAGCACGTACTAATATGGACGCTGTAATTTCTCTTCAAGAATTATTTCCTCATAAAAAAGTAAAATCTTTTGAGTTAAGAAAATCAAATACAGATGCAAAAGATAACGCATTGCATTTAGACTGCTGTTTTCAGCCAATAGGAAAAGACAAAGCTATTCTTCATAAAAATGGTTTTTTAATTGAAAGAGAATATGAATGGTTAGTAGATTTTTTTGGAAAGGAAAACATTTTTGAAATAACAAAAGAAGAAATGTATAGCATGAATAGTAATATTTTTTCAATTTCTGAAGAAGTAATTATTTCAGAAAAAAACTTTACAAGATTAAATACCTGGCTTAGAGATAATGGTTTTACCGTAGAAGAAGTATCCTATTCGCAAATAGCAAAGCAAGAAGGATTACTTAGATGCTCTACATTGCCTTTAATTAGAGATTAA
- a CDS encoding DNA-directed RNA polymerase subunit alpha: MAILNFQKPDKVIMIESTDFTGRFEFRPLEPGFGLTIGNALRRVLLSSLEGFAITSLRIDGVEHEFSTVSGVVEDVTEIILNLKQVRFKKQIEETDRETVSISLSGQEQFTAGDLQKFISGFQVLNPDLVICNMDKSVKLNAEITIEKGRGFVPAEENKKASAPIGTIFTDSIYTPIKNVKYAIENFRVEQKTDYEKLVFDIDTDGSINPKDALTEAAKILIHHFMLFSDERITLEADEIAQTETYDEESLHMRQLLKTRLIDMDLSVRALNCLKAAEVDTLGDLVSFNKSDLMKFRNFGKKSLTELEELVIVKGLSFGMDLTKYKLDRD, translated from the coding sequence ATGGCAATTTTAAATTTTCAAAAACCAGATAAGGTTATTATGATTGAATCTACTGATTTTACAGGTAGATTTGAGTTTAGACCTTTAGAACCAGGTTTTGGTTTAACAATAGGAAACGCTTTAAGAAGAGTTCTTTTATCTTCTTTAGAGGGGTTTGCAATTACATCATTAAGAATTGATGGTGTAGAGCACGAGTTTTCTACTGTATCTGGAGTTGTAGAAGACGTTACAGAAATTATTTTAAACTTAAAACAAGTTCGTTTTAAGAAACAAATAGAAGAAACAGATAGAGAAACTGTATCTATTTCATTATCTGGTCAAGAGCAGTTTACTGCAGGAGACTTACAGAAATTTATCTCTGGTTTTCAAGTATTGAATCCAGATTTAGTAATCTGTAACATGGATAAGTCTGTAAAGTTAAATGCAGAAATTACTATAGAAAAAGGTAGAGGATTTGTGCCTGCAGAAGAAAATAAAAAAGCTTCAGCACCAATAGGAACAATCTTTACAGATTCTATCTACACACCAATTAAGAATGTAAAGTATGCAATCGAAAATTTTCGTGTAGAACAAAAAACGGATTATGAGAAATTAGTTTTCGATATCGATACTGATGGATCAATCAATCCTAAAGATGCATTAACTGAAGCTGCAAAAATATTAATCCACCACTTTATGTTATTCTCTGATGAGCGTATCACTTTAGAGGCAGATGAAATCGCACAAACAGAAACGTATGATGAGGAATCATTACACATGCGTCAGTTATTAAAAACTAGATTAATCGACATGGATTTATCTGTTAGAGCTTTAAATTGTTTAAAGGCTGCAGAAGTGGATACATTAGGAGATTTAGTTTCTTTTAACAAAAGTGATTTAATGAAGTTTAGAAACTTTGGTAAAAAATCATTAACAGAACTAGAAGAATTAGTGATTGTTAAAGGTTTAAGTTTCGGTATGGATTTAACAAAATACAAATTAGATAGAGATTAA
- the rplQ gene encoding 50S ribosomal protein L17 produces MRHGKKHNHLGRTTSHRKAMLANMTCSLIEHKRINTTVAKAKALRVFAEPLITKSKSDTTHNRRVVFSHLRDKYAVTELFKEISVKVADRPGGYLRIIKLGNRQGDNAPMAMVELVDYNEIYNPNGKKAKKTTRRGKSKKADTPQVEGTATEEKSEE; encoded by the coding sequence ATGAGACACGGAAAAAAGCATAATCATTTAGGAAGAACTACTTCACACAGAAAGGCAATGTTAGCTAATATGACATGTTCTTTAATAGAACATAAACGTATTAACACTACAGTGGCTAAAGCAAAAGCATTAAGAGTTTTTGCAGAACCATTAATAACAAAGTCTAAAAGTGATACTACTCACAACAGACGTGTTGTATTTTCTCACTTACGTGATAAATATGCAGTTACAGAATTATTTAAAGAAATCTCTGTAAAAGTAGCAGATAGACCAGGAGGTTATCTTCGTATTATTAAGTTAGGAAATCGTCAAGGGGATAATGCTCCTATGGCAATGGTAGAATTAGTTGATTACAACGAAATTTACAATCCTAATGGTAAAAAAGCTAAGAAAACTACACGTAGAGGAAAAAGTAAAAAAGCAGATACTCCACAGGTAGAAGGAACAGCAACAGAAGAAAAATCTGAAGAATAA
- the carA gene encoding glutamine-hydrolyzing carbamoyl-phosphate synthase small subunit has product MKYQTRKKALVLLADGTIFYGKSVGIEGTSTGEICFNTGMTGYQEIFTDPSYFGQLMVATNAHIGNYGVNDNEVESDGIKISGLICRNFSFTHSRVDSNGNLKDWFTKHNLVAISDVDTRALVAYIRDNGAMNAIISTDVDNIEALKKQLSAVPTMEGLELASKVSTKEPYFVGDENSEIKISALDIGIKKNILRNLVKRGAYIKVFPYNAKFEDLSAFNPDGYFISNGPGDPEPLIEAQEVAKEIIKRNLPLFGICLGHQVIALANGISTYKMHNGHRGINHPVKNLLTGKGEITSQNHGFAINREETEANDNVEITHVHLNDHTVAGIRMKNKNVFSVQYHPEASPGPHDSEYLFDQFIENIKEAKSVIS; this is encoded by the coding sequence ATGAAATATCAAACACGAAAAAAGGCGCTTGTCTTATTAGCAGATGGAACAATTTTTTATGGTAAATCCGTAGGAATCGAAGGAACTTCTACTGGAGAAATCTGTTTTAATACAGGTATGACAGGATATCAAGAAATTTTTACAGACCCTTCATATTTTGGTCAATTAATGGTTGCAACAAATGCTCATATTGGTAATTATGGGGTAAATGATAATGAAGTTGAATCTGATGGAATAAAAATTTCAGGTTTAATTTGTAGAAATTTTAGTTTTACACATTCTAGAGTAGATTCTAATGGTAATTTAAAAGATTGGTTTACAAAGCATAATCTTGTTGCTATTTCTGATGTTGATACTAGAGCATTAGTAGCTTATATTAGAGATAATGGAGCAATGAATGCTATTATATCTACAGATGTAGATAATATTGAAGCATTAAAAAAACAGTTATCTGCTGTACCTACTATGGAAGGCTTAGAGTTGGCTTCTAAAGTATCTACAAAAGAACCTTATTTTGTAGGTGATGAGAATTCTGAAATTAAAATATCTGCTTTAGATATTGGTATTAAAAAGAATATTTTAAGAAACTTAGTAAAAAGAGGAGCTTATATAAAAGTGTTTCCTTACAACGCTAAATTTGAGGATTTATCTGCTTTTAATCCTGATGGTTATTTTATTTCTAATGGACCTGGAGATCCAGAACCATTAATTGAAGCGCAAGAAGTTGCTAAAGAAATTATAAAAAGAAATTTACCATTATTTGGTATCTGTTTAGGTCATCAGGTGATTGCTTTAGCTAATGGAATTTCTACCTATAAAATGCACAATGGTCATAGAGGAATTAATCACCCTGTAAAAAACTTATTGACTGGTAAAGGAGAAATTACTTCTCAAAATCATGGTTTTGCTATCAATAGAGAAGAAACGGAAGCGAATGACAATGTAGAAATTACACATGTACATTTAAATGATCATACTGTTGCAGGTATTCGTATGAAAAACAAGAATGTTTTTTCTGTACAATACCACCCAGAAGCAAGCCCAGGACCGCACGATTCTGAGTATTTATTTGATCAATTTATAGAAAATATTAAGGAAGCTAAATCAGTGATAAGTTAA
- a CDS encoding DUF819 domain-containing protein, with protein sequence MTTPTFTNDAIVFGILMLSLGFVFYTENIKSGFWHKFYKIVPGLFMAYFIPAIFTTAGIISPEWETLNTAGEVVKGKSQLYYISSRFLLPAALVLMTLSIDLKAIFNLGSKALIMFFTGTVGIIIGGPIAILLISIFSPETVGGSDFDAVWRGLSTLAGSWIGGGANQTAMLEIYKYNPAKYGGMVFVDIVVANVWMAILLIGIGKKDKIDKWLGADTSAIEDLKDKVSLFTKKVKRNPSVTDFMIILAIAFGTVGLGHFTAAYLSAFFSELVASIESETWRNIFTFLGSSFFWLISISTVIAVLLSFTKAKNYEGAGASKIGSVFIYILVATIGMKMDLAMIFDNVGLIAIGLVWMSIHAGLLIIVAKLIKAPYFFLALGSQANVGGAASAPIVAQAFHPSLATVGVLLAVFGYAIGTIGAILCTILMELSATL encoded by the coding sequence ATGACAACACCCACTTTTACAAATGATGCAATCGTTTTTGGAATCTTAATGTTATCACTCGGTTTCGTTTTCTATACAGAAAATATAAAAAGTGGTTTCTGGCATAAGTTTTATAAGATTGTACCTGGTTTATTTATGGCCTATTTTATTCCTGCAATTTTTACTACTGCCGGCATCATATCCCCAGAATGGGAAACCTTAAACACTGCGGGAGAAGTTGTAAAAGGAAAATCGCAATTGTATTATATTTCTAGTCGATTTTTATTGCCTGCTGCCCTAGTTTTAATGACTTTAAGCATCGATTTAAAAGCTATTTTTAACCTAGGTTCTAAAGCATTAATTATGTTTTTTACGGGTACTGTAGGTATTATTATTGGAGGACCAATAGCAATTCTACTAATTTCAATTTTCTCTCCAGAAACGGTTGGAGGTTCTGACTTTGATGCTGTTTGGCGTGGTTTATCTACACTTGCAGGAAGTTGGATTGGTGGTGGTGCAAACCAAACAGCCATGTTAGAAATTTATAAATACAACCCTGCAAAATATGGAGGAATGGTCTTTGTAGATATAGTAGTCGCTAATGTTTGGATGGCTATCTTATTAATAGGAATTGGTAAAAAAGATAAAATAGACAAGTGGTTGGGTGCAGATACTTCTGCCATTGAAGATCTAAAAGATAAAGTATCTTTATTTACTAAAAAAGTAAAAAGGAATCCTTCTGTAACAGACTTTATGATAATTCTTGCTATTGCATTTGGTACCGTTGGTTTAGGTCATTTTACTGCAGCATATTTAAGTGCTTTTTTCAGTGAATTAGTTGCTAGTATAGAATCTGAAACTTGGAGAAACATCTTTACTTTCTTAGGTTCTAGTTTCTTTTGGTTAATTAGTATTTCTACAGTTATTGCAGTGCTTTTATCTTTTACAAAAGCAAAAAATTACGAAGGTGCAGGTGCAAGCAAAATTGGAAGTGTATTTATTTATATTCTGGTTGCTACCATTGGTATGAAAATGGATTTAGCAATGATTTTTGATAATGTAGGTTTAATTGCTATTGGCCTTGTTTGGATGTCTATTCATGCTGGATTATTAATTATAGTTGCCAAATTAATTAAAGCTCCTTATTTCTTTTTAGCACTTGGTAGTCAAGCTAATGTTGGTGGTGCAGCTTCTGCCCCAATTGTAGCACAAGCATTTCATCCTTCTTTAGCTACTGTTGGTGTTTTGTTAGCCGTTTTTGGGTACGCAATAGGGACAATTGGTGCAATTTTATGTACTATTTTAATGGAATTATCGGCAACACTTTAA
- the eno gene encoding phosphopyruvate hydratase, with amino-acid sequence MSIIISVHARQIFDSRGNPTVEVDVTTENGILGRAAVPSGASTGEHEAVELRDGGKDYMGKGVLTAVSNVNNIIAPELLGTSVFEQNTIDQLMIDLDGTPNKSNLGANAILGVSLAAAKAAANELGMPLYRYVGGVSANTLPLPMMNIINGGSHSDAPIAFQEFMIMPVKAKTFTEAMKMGSEIFHNLKKVLHDRNLSTAVGDEGGFAPNLPGGTEDAIETIALAVKNAGYVFGEEIKIALDCAAAEFYVNGKYDYTKFEGDKGVIRSSKEQADYLAELTVKYPIISIEDGMDENDWDGTKYLTELIGDKVQLVGDDLFVTNVERLSKGIENGIANSILIKVNQIGSLTETIAAVNMAKNAGYTSVMSHRSGETEDNTIADLAVALNCGQIKTGSASRSDRMAKYNQLLRIEEELGATAYFPGLKAFNL; translated from the coding sequence ATGAGTATAATAATTAGCGTTCACGCACGTCAAATTTTTGATTCAAGAGGTAATCCAACAGTTGAAGTAGATGTAACTACAGAAAATGGTATTTTAGGTAGAGCAGCAGTTCCTTCTGGAGCTTCTACAGGAGAGCACGAAGCAGTAGAATTACGTGATGGTGGTAAAGATTACATGGGTAAAGGTGTTTTAACAGCAGTATCTAATGTAAATAATATTATTGCACCAGAATTGTTAGGTACTTCTGTTTTTGAGCAAAATACTATTGATCAATTAATGATTGATTTAGACGGTACTCCAAATAAATCTAATTTAGGAGCTAATGCTATTTTAGGAGTTTCTTTGGCTGCTGCTAAAGCTGCTGCTAATGAGTTAGGAATGCCTTTATATAGATATGTAGGTGGTGTTTCTGCTAATACTTTACCATTACCAATGATGAATATCATTAATGGTGGTTCTCATTCTGATGCTCCAATTGCATTTCAAGAATTTATGATTATGCCAGTTAAGGCAAAAACATTTACAGAAGCAATGAAAATGGGTTCTGAAATTTTTCATAATCTTAAAAAGGTTTTACACGATAGAAATTTATCAACTGCTGTTGGAGATGAAGGTGGTTTTGCACCAAATTTACCAGGAGGTACAGAAGATGCTATTGAAACTATCGCATTAGCAGTTAAAAATGCTGGTTATGTTTTTGGTGAAGAAATTAAAATTGCATTAGATTGTGCAGCTGCAGAATTTTATGTGAATGGTAAATACGATTACACAAAATTTGAAGGTGATAAAGGTGTTATCCGTTCAAGTAAAGAACAAGCAGATTATTTAGCTGAATTGACTGTAAAATATCCTATTATCTCTATTGAGGATGGAATGGATGAAAATGATTGGGATGGTACAAAATATTTAACAGAATTAATTGGAGATAAAGTACAATTAGTTGGTGATGATTTATTTGTAACTAATGTAGAACGTTTATCTAAGGGTATTGAAAACGGTATTGCAAACTCTATCTTAATTAAAGTAAACCAAATTGGTAGTTTAACAGAAACTATTGCAGCTGTAAATATGGCTAAAAATGCAGGTTATACTTCAGTAATGTCTCATAGATCTGGTGAAACAGAAGATAATACTATTGCAGATTTAGCAGTAGCATTAAACTGTGGACAAATAAAAACTGGTTCTGCTTCTCGTTCTGATAGAATGGCAAAATACAACCAATTATTACGTATTGAAGAAGAATTGGGAGCAACTGCTTATTTTCCAGGTTTAAAAGCTTTTAACCTATAA
- a CDS encoding DUF4369 domain-containing protein, translating into MKKIITLLVLSILITACSSKKEGNMTVQGQIKGLKKGTLYLQKMKDTLLVSVDSVKLLGSDKFTLIDNVESPVLYYLTFDGNTSDKRILFFGEKGIITINDNVENFGYAPKITGSKNQEILDNYNIIKNKFQDQRLEFIKKDFDAKKANDQELVTQLERDYQNLVKRRVLYTTNFAITNAGLEVAPYIGLTEMYDASLKMLDTVNNSLTDKVKNSDYGIRFQEYLNSIKEK; encoded by the coding sequence ATGAAGAAAATTATTACGCTTTTAGTCCTATCAATTTTAATTACGGCATGTTCTTCTAAAAAAGAAGGAAATATGACTGTACAAGGTCAAATTAAAGGTCTTAAAAAAGGAACTCTATACCTTCAAAAAATGAAAGATACATTATTAGTATCTGTAGATTCTGTAAAATTATTAGGTAGTGATAAATTTACTTTAATTGATAATGTAGAATCTCCTGTATTATATTATTTAACATTTGATGGAAATACAAGTGATAAAAGGATTTTATTTTTTGGTGAAAAAGGAATTATTACCATTAATGATAATGTAGAAAATTTTGGTTACGCTCCAAAAATAACAGGCTCTAAAAATCAAGAAATTTTAGATAATTATAATATAATTAAAAATAAATTTCAGGATCAGCGATTAGAATTCATCAAAAAAGATTTTGATGCTAAAAAAGCAAACGACCAAGAATTAGTTACTCAATTAGAGAGAGACTATCAGAATCTTGTAAAAAGAAGAGTTCTATATACTACTAATTTTGCAATTACAAATGCAGGTTTAGAAGTAGCGCCTTACATTGGATTAACAGAAATGTATGATGCTAGTTTAAAAATGTTAGATACGGTAAACAATTCTTTAACTGATAAAGTAAAAAACTCTGATTACGGAATACGTTTTCAAGAATACTTAAATTCAATCAAAGAAAAATAG